Part of the Candidatus Binatia bacterium genome is shown below.
ATCCGCATATTGATCCCACGGGTCGGGGAGCGCATGCTTGAGCGATAGGCTCACCTTTTTCGCGTCGGGATCGAACTTCATGATCTCGACCTGGACGACGTCGCCGATCTTCACGACCTCGGACGGGTGCTTGATCCGCGCGTACGCAAGCTCGCTGTTGTGAATGAGACCGTCGATTCCGCCGAGATCGACGAACGCGCCGAAATCGGCCAACCGCACGACGACGCCTTCGCGAATCTGACCGACCTCGAGCGTGTCGAGCAGCTCTTGTTTCTTCGCCTGGAGCTCCTCTTCGAGAACGAGCCGCTGCGAAAGCACGACGCGATGGCGCTTGTGGTCGAGATCGATGACCTTCAGGCGCAGATGCTGGCCGACGAGCTCGTCGAGATTACCGACGGGCTGGCGCCGAATCTGCGACGCGGGAACGAAGCCGCGCATGCCGAGATCGACGAGGACGCCGCCTTTGACGACTTGCGTGACGGTCGCTTCGATCACTTCATCGCGATCGTGCGCCTCGATGACCTTCTCCCAGGTCTTGAGCGCGCGGGCCCGGCGCTCCGATAGAAAGAGCGTTCCGTCGAGTTCGTCGATGCGATGCACCATGACCTCGACGGTGTCGCCGACGCGCAAGAGTTTGGGATCGATTGCGAGCGAGAGCTCGCGAAACGGGAGAACGCCTTCGGACTTTCCGCCGACGTCGACGAGCACTTCGTCCTTGTCTTTCTGGACGATCGTGCCGGTGAGCACCTGGCCCTCGTCGAGAACCTTGAGCGACTCTTCGTACAGGCGTTGTTCTAGAGCGAG
Proteins encoded:
- a CDS encoding S1 RNA-binding domain-containing protein, which produces MLTGTIVQKDKDEVLVDVGGKSEGVLPFRELSLAIDPKLLRVGDTVEVMVHRIDELDGTLFLSERRARALKTWEKVIEAHDRDEVIEATVTQVVKGGVLVDLGMRGFVPASQIRRQPVGNLDELVGQHLRLKVIDLDHKRHRVVLSQRLVLEEELQAKKQELLDTLEVGQIREGVVVRLADFGAFVDLGGIDGLIHNSELAYARIKHPSEVVKIGDVVQVEIMKFDPDAKKVSLSLKHALPDPWDQYADRLYETNKLSAQIVKVTPNYLLVEVIPGILAMVPKGEFDASAAFVAGQDVEVTLLTINHATRRITASIQHVADVAPEEIEQFAAEEEGGGPVVASAEAPEQPTEPTPAE